One genomic segment of Peribacillus sp. FSL H8-0477 includes these proteins:
- the purH gene encoding bifunctional phosphoribosylaminoimidazolecarboxamide formyltransferase/IMP cyclohydrolase: MKRALISVSDKTGIVEFAKGLIEAGFEVISTGGTKKTLLEHGLEVIGISDVTGFPEILDGRVKTLHPNVHGGLLARPNDSAHLAQLEEHQIQPIELVCVNLYPFQQTIAKPDVTPEDAIENIDIGGPTMLRSAAKNHEHVTVVVDPADYPYVLAELNENGQVSPAKKRQFAAKVFRHTAGYDAVISEYMTELAGEENPESLTMTFDLKQTLRYGENPHQQASFYKKPLGSAFSIAYAEQLHGKELSYNNINDADAALQIVKEFNEPAAVAVKHMNPCGVGTGDTIAAAFKKAFDADSTSIFGGIIALNREVDLETASMLKDIFLEIIIAPSFTQEAFEILSVKKNIRLLTVSFDSGVKDERKFTSIQGGLLVQDRDTYGFEEATITVPTKRQPTEQEWEDLKLGWKVVKHVKSNAIVVCGEGMTYGVGAGQMNRVGAATIALTQAAEKAKGAALASDAFFPMDDTVEAAAKAGITAIIQPGGSVKDEDSIKKADEYGITMVFTAVRHFKH, encoded by the coding sequence ATGAAACGTGCACTAATTAGTGTTTCAGATAAAACAGGAATTGTAGAATTTGCAAAAGGATTAATTGAAGCAGGATTTGAAGTTATTTCAACAGGGGGAACTAAAAAGACGTTGCTTGAACATGGTCTTGAAGTCATCGGCATCAGTGATGTTACCGGTTTTCCTGAAATTCTAGATGGTCGTGTCAAAACCCTGCATCCAAATGTACATGGCGGACTTTTAGCAAGACCAAACGATTCAGCTCATCTAGCTCAACTAGAAGAACATCAAATTCAGCCAATTGAGCTTGTTTGTGTTAATTTATATCCATTCCAACAAACGATTGCTAAACCTGACGTTACACCTGAGGACGCAATTGAGAATATTGACATTGGCGGGCCGACAATGCTGCGCTCAGCGGCAAAGAACCATGAGCATGTTACAGTCGTGGTTGATCCAGCTGATTATCCTTATGTTTTAGCAGAACTTAATGAAAATGGACAGGTGTCTCCAGCGAAGAAACGCCAATTTGCTGCGAAGGTTTTCCGTCATACGGCTGGCTATGATGCAGTCATTTCTGAGTATATGACCGAGCTTGCTGGTGAGGAAAACCCAGAAAGTTTAACGATGACGTTTGATTTAAAACAAACACTACGTTACGGAGAAAATCCGCATCAACAAGCCTCATTTTATAAAAAACCACTTGGTTCTGCTTTTTCAATTGCTTATGCCGAACAATTACATGGAAAAGAGCTTTCTTATAATAATATTAATGACGCTGACGCAGCCCTGCAAATTGTTAAAGAGTTCAATGAACCGGCTGCAGTTGCAGTTAAACATATGAATCCATGCGGTGTTGGAACTGGAGATACGATTGCTGCCGCCTTTAAAAAAGCCTTTGATGCAGATTCTACATCGATTTTTGGCGGCATTATTGCACTGAATAGAGAAGTGGATCTTGAGACAGCTAGTATGTTAAAGGACATTTTCCTTGAAATCATTATTGCACCAAGCTTTACACAAGAAGCATTTGAAATCCTAAGTGTTAAAAAGAACATCCGTCTGTTAACTGTCTCTTTTGACAGTGGAGTGAAAGACGAACGGAAATTCACCTCGATTCAGGGAGGACTTCTTGTCCAAGACCGTGATACATATGGGTTTGAAGAGGCAACAATCACTGTGCCTACCAAGCGTCAGCCTACCGAACAAGAATGGGAAGATTTAAAGCTTGGCTGGAAGGTTGTTAAGCATGTTAAGTCAAACGCAATTGTTGTTTGTGGAGAAGGTATGACATATGGTGTTGGCGCTGGACAGATGAATCGTGTGGGCGCAGCCACTATCGCTCTTACTCAAGCGGCAGAAAAAGCAAAGGGTGCGGCATTAGCATCAGATGCCTTTTTCCCTATGGACGATACGGTTGAAGCTGCAGCAAAAGCAGGAATCACTGCGATCATCCAACCAGGAGGTTCAGTGAAGGATGAGGATTCCATTAAAAAAGCAGATGAATACGGAATAACCATGGTGTTCACTGCCGTCCGACATTTCAAACATTAA
- the purD gene encoding phosphoribosylamine--glycine ligase — translation MKVLVIGRGGREHALARKFHESKSVSKVFVAPGNAGMEDVAELTAIDENNHDALIRFAKENDVALTVIGAETPLINGLADEFTNEGLTVFGPSARAAEIEGSKTFAKDLMKKYDIATAAYETFTDFEKAKSYVEEVGIPIVIKADGLAAGKGVVVAKTMEDAIEALQDMLLNAKFGDASRKVVIEEFLDGEEFSLMSFVNGDRVYPLAIAQDHKRAYDGDKGPNTGGMGAYSPVPQIPDVIVSKAIEQVVKPVAEALIEEGRFFTGVLYAGLIVTKKGTKVIEFNARFGDPETQVVLPRLQNDLAEAMLAVLRQEDYKLIWDQQPVLGVVVAAKGYPSEYEKGCKIFGLHDISEDVHVYHAGTKKDETGEYVTDGGRVLLVTGKGEDLLSAQTKVYRELEKLHNDGLFWRKDIGHHAIQFDFS, via the coding sequence ATGAAAGTTTTAGTGATTGGACGCGGCGGGCGAGAACATGCCTTAGCGAGAAAGTTTCATGAAAGTAAGAGCGTGTCAAAGGTGTTCGTTGCCCCAGGAAATGCGGGGATGGAGGACGTAGCCGAGCTCACAGCGATTGATGAAAATAATCACGATGCGTTAATTAGGTTCGCCAAGGAAAACGATGTAGCGCTTACCGTAATTGGAGCTGAAACTCCATTGATTAATGGACTTGCTGATGAATTCACTAATGAAGGATTAACCGTTTTCGGACCGAGTGCACGTGCGGCTGAAATCGAAGGAAGTAAAACATTTGCCAAGGATTTAATGAAAAAGTACGATATTGCCACGGCAGCTTATGAGACATTTACGGATTTTGAAAAAGCGAAATCTTACGTGGAGGAAGTCGGAATACCAATTGTTATTAAAGCAGATGGATTGGCTGCGGGTAAAGGGGTAGTCGTTGCTAAAACAATGGAGGACGCCATTGAAGCTTTGCAGGACATGCTTTTGAATGCTAAGTTCGGAGATGCATCTCGAAAAGTGGTCATTGAAGAATTTCTTGATGGTGAGGAATTCAGTTTGATGTCGTTTGTGAATGGTGATCGAGTTTATCCACTGGCAATCGCTCAGGATCATAAGCGTGCCTATGATGGTGATAAAGGACCGAATACTGGAGGAATGGGAGCCTATTCTCCTGTCCCGCAAATTCCAGATGTTATCGTATCCAAGGCAATTGAACAGGTTGTTAAGCCTGTTGCAGAAGCACTTATTGAAGAAGGCAGATTCTTTACAGGCGTGTTATATGCTGGATTAATTGTAACCAAAAAAGGGACAAAGGTTATTGAGTTTAATGCGAGATTTGGAGATCCTGAGACGCAGGTAGTCTTACCGCGTCTTCAAAACGATTTAGCAGAAGCAATGCTTGCAGTGCTTAGACAAGAGGATTATAAACTTATCTGGGATCAACAACCCGTTTTAGGAGTAGTTGTGGCTGCTAAAGGATACCCAAGTGAATATGAAAAAGGCTGTAAAATTTTTGGTCTTCATGACATTAGTGAGGATGTTCATGTTTATCATGCTGGTACAAAGAAAGATGAAACTGGTGAATACGTGACTGACGGTGGTCGTGTGTTACTTGTTACTGGAAAAGGTGAAGATTTGTTATCGGCACAGACCAAAGTTTACCGAGAACTGGAGAAGTTGCATAATGACGGCCTATTCTGGCGTAAAGATATCGGCCATCATGCTATCCAATTCGACTTTTCTTGA
- a CDS encoding YgaP family membrane protein: MKLTPNISIMNALLRITCGFTCLTWAGAKLAKKPWNNSYLIVAMLSGMKIGEGILRYCPVTDMVEEGLEKKMDSEESEFLPNRY; this comes from the coding sequence ATGAAACTTACACCTAATATCAGTATTATGAATGCCTTACTTCGGATCACATGTGGATTCACCTGTTTAACATGGGCTGGAGCTAAATTAGCGAAAAAACCGTGGAATAATTCATACTTAATCGTAGCCATGCTATCAGGAATGAAAATTGGTGAAGGAATTCTTAGGTATTGTCCGGTTACTGACATGGTAGAAGAAGGCCTAGAAAAGAAGATGGATTCAGAAGAAAGTGAATTCCTCCCTAATCGCTATTAA
- a CDS encoding adenine deaminase C-terminal domain-containing protein, with the protein MLEQRYRWKNKDLREHVEVLDGSKAPTILLQNAVYLNQYLRKWTKANIWIYDDRIVYVGDKYPDDVEGCEVIDCEGRFLVPGYIEPHTHPFQLYNPLTFSQYTSKYGTTTLINDNLMLFLQLDKKKAFSLLKELRTIPATMYWWCRFDGQTELLDEELIFTHGEVKAWLEHDAVLQGGELTGWPRLLDGDDMMLHWIQETKRMKKKIEGHFPGASEKTLAKMMLFGADCDHEAMSGEEVMNRLMQGYTVALRHSSIRPDLPRLLKEIQALGVNQFDKFFYTTDGSPPSFHEEGFTDQLIKIAIDSGVPVIDAYNMATINIARYYNMEYLHGNIATGRVANINFLSNEKNPTPVSVLAKGQWVKREGECLPSKATINWKDFQLEPLQLEWDIDAARDFEFSMPFGIEMVNDVILKPYSVVTDISFDELSYKDDQCFFVMIDRSGKWRINTIIKGFADKLNGFCSSFSNTGDIVMIGKSKKDMFLAFNRMKEIGGGIVLAENGKIVYEMELGLNGLMSTKSLESLIMEELELKSLLEQKGYRFSDPIFTLLFFSATHLPYIRVTQLGIYDVMNKTVLFPSIMR; encoded by the coding sequence ATGTTAGAACAGCGATATAGATGGAAAAATAAAGATTTACGTGAGCATGTTGAAGTACTAGACGGAAGTAAAGCGCCAACGATTTTACTCCAGAACGCAGTCTACCTCAACCAATATTTAAGAAAATGGACAAAAGCAAACATCTGGATTTATGATGATCGAATTGTCTATGTTGGCGACAAGTATCCTGATGATGTAGAGGGGTGTGAAGTTATTGATTGTGAAGGACGCTTTTTAGTACCTGGCTATATTGAGCCCCATACTCATCCGTTTCAGTTATATAATCCCCTTACGTTTTCTCAATATACATCTAAATATGGAACGACAACTCTTATAAATGATAACCTGATGTTGTTTTTGCAATTGGATAAAAAGAAAGCGTTTTCTTTATTGAAAGAACTTCGGACGATTCCAGCCACCATGTATTGGTGGTGTCGTTTTGACGGACAAACAGAACTCTTGGATGAAGAATTGATTTTTACTCACGGAGAGGTAAAGGCGTGGCTAGAGCATGACGCAGTCTTGCAGGGAGGCGAACTAACAGGATGGCCGCGGCTTTTAGACGGCGATGATATGATGCTTCATTGGATTCAAGAAACAAAACGGATGAAAAAGAAGATTGAGGGTCATTTTCCGGGAGCTTCAGAAAAAACATTAGCAAAGATGATGTTGTTTGGTGCGGATTGTGATCATGAAGCTATGTCAGGCGAGGAAGTCATGAACCGTTTGATGCAGGGGTATACGGTTGCGCTGCGCCATTCGTCCATTCGTCCAGATTTACCTAGACTTTTAAAGGAAATTCAAGCACTTGGTGTTAATCAGTTTGATAAGTTTTTCTATACGACGGATGGTTCCCCTCCTTCCTTCCATGAAGAAGGGTTTACAGATCAATTAATTAAGATAGCCATTGATAGTGGTGTACCAGTCATTGATGCTTATAACATGGCGACTATTAACATTGCCCGGTATTATAATATGGAGTATTTGCACGGTAATATTGCTACGGGTAGAGTGGCAAATATTAATTTCTTATCAAATGAAAAAAATCCTACTCCTGTTTCTGTTTTAGCAAAGGGGCAATGGGTGAAACGGGAAGGTGAGTGTCTGCCCAGTAAAGCAACTATAAACTGGAAAGACTTTCAGTTAGAACCCTTACAGCTTGAATGGGACATTGATGCGGCAAGGGATTTTGAATTTTCAATGCCTTTTGGAATAGAAATGGTGAATGATGTTATTCTTAAGCCATATTCAGTTGTGACAGACATTTCTTTCGATGAGTTGTCATATAAGGACGATCAATGCTTTTTTGTCATGATTGACCGTAGTGGGAAATGGCGGATTAATACTATTATTAAAGGATTTGCAGATAAATTGAATGGATTTTGCAGCTCTTTTTCCAATACAGGGGATATTGTCATGATTGGTAAAAGTAAAAAGGATATGTTTCTGGCTTTTAACCGTATGAAGGAAATAGGCGGCGGTATTGTCCTTGCTGAAAATGGTAAAATTGTTTATGAAATGGAGTTAGGACTAAACGGATTAATGTCTACTAAGTCACTAGAGTCACTTATTATGGAAGAACTAGAATTAAAATCATTGTTAGAGCAAAAAGGATATCGGTTCAGTGATCCGATCTTTACGTTATTATTTTTCTCAGCTACTCACCTTCCCTATATTCGGGTGACTCAGCTTGGAATCTATGATGTAATGAATAAAACTGTACTCTTTCCCTCGATAATGCGTTAA
- a CDS encoding DUF3048 domain-containing protein → MMKVKTFFILLASLLLITGCTQKEEDSKQPSEKPKTTTNSEQKYPLTGISTNEDIDRRAIAVTINNHPKARPQTGLADADIVYELLAEANITRFLAVYQSTWPEEVGPIRSARDYYIELAKGLDCIYVCHGNSPDAKTMLANNYIEALNGLKYDGTLFTRSQDRKAPHNSYITFANIEKGAEQNSFDLTGAPEPFSFLSEEKAERLAGDEVLSVRVSYGNSSDNTSYEYDEEAEKYKRFSAGEQTVEAKVQTPILLDNLLIIEAPHKVIDNEGRRNIDLTAGGNGYLLQKGKVNKIQWVNKNGRIVPMIDGTEAGLITGKTWVNVVPADPGLEATVTLNAKE, encoded by the coding sequence ATGATGAAGGTAAAGACGTTCTTTATTTTATTAGCCTCTTTATTATTAATTACTGGCTGCACCCAAAAAGAAGAAGATTCCAAACAGCCTTCCGAAAAACCAAAAACTACGACTAATAGTGAACAAAAATACCCGTTAACAGGGATTAGCACCAATGAGGATATCGATAGAAGAGCCATCGCAGTCACGATTAACAATCATCCGAAAGCAAGACCTCAAACGGGACTAGCTGATGCGGATATCGTTTACGAACTATTGGCTGAAGCCAACATTACTCGTTTTTTAGCAGTGTATCAAAGTACTTGGCCTGAAGAAGTCGGTCCGATTCGCAGTGCAAGGGACTATTATATTGAACTCGCTAAAGGATTGGATTGTATTTATGTTTGCCATGGCAATAGTCCTGATGCAAAGACGATGCTTGCTAATAATTATATTGAAGCACTGAATGGCTTGAAGTATGATGGAACATTATTTACTCGTTCGCAGGATCGGAAAGCACCCCATAATTCGTACATCACTTTTGCGAATATCGAAAAAGGGGCTGAACAAAATTCATTTGACCTGACTGGAGCACCCGAACCATTTTCTTTCTTAAGTGAAGAAAAGGCCGAGAGACTAGCTGGTGACGAGGTTTTATCTGTACGCGTTTCTTACGGTAACAGCTCTGATAATACTAGTTACGAGTATGATGAGGAAGCAGAAAAGTATAAACGTTTTTCTGCTGGTGAGCAGACCGTTGAGGCAAAGGTTCAAACTCCAATCCTTCTAGATAATCTTCTCATTATTGAGGCGCCACATAAGGTAATTGACAATGAAGGACGCCGCAATATTGATCTTACTGCCGGCGGCAATGGGTATCTGCTTCAAAAAGGCAAAGTAAATAAAATTCAATGGGTAAATAAAAATGGAAGAATAGTTCCGATGATTGATGGGACAGAAGCAGGACTTATCACCGGAAAGACATGGGTTAACGTCGTTCCTGCTGACCCTGGTCTCGAAGCAACCGTTACGTTGAATGCCAAAGAGTAA
- a CDS encoding YerC/YecD family TrpR-related protein — MQIDKLKGKDLDQLFTAILSLNDMEECYRFFDDLCTVNEIQSLAQRLEVARMLKEGKTYHKIETETGASTATISRVKRCLNYGNDAYSMALDRIKEEVKE, encoded by the coding sequence ATGCAAATTGATAAATTAAAAGGAAAAGACTTAGACCAATTATTCACGGCCATTCTATCCCTAAACGATATGGAAGAATGTTATCGCTTTTTTGACGATTTATGCACAGTAAATGAAATACAATCTCTGGCTCAGCGACTTGAAGTAGCAAGAATGCTCAAAGAGGGCAAAACCTATCATAAGATAGAAACAGAAACAGGTGCAAGCACCGCAACGATTTCACGCGTAAAACGCTGCCTAAACTATGGAAACGATGCCTACTCCATGGCCCTTGATCGAATTAAAGAAGAAGTAAAAGAATAA